A single region of the Sphaeramia orbicularis chromosome 6, fSphaOr1.1, whole genome shotgun sequence genome encodes:
- the LOC115420660 gene encoding tyrosine-protein kinase CSK-like: MTEVQTPWPQGTECVARYNFKGTSEQDLPFNKGDLLTIIVVTKDPNWYKAKNAAGQEGTIPANYVQKREGVKTGGKLSLMPWFHGKITRDQAEQLLDPPETGLFLVRESTNFPGDYTLCVSCDGKVEHYRIIYHNGKLTIDEEGYFENLMQLVEHYTKDADGLCTRLIKPKLEEGTVAAQDEFSKGGWSMNRKDLKLQKVIGKGEFGDVMVGDYRGTKVAVKCIKNDATAQAFIAEASVMTQLRHDNLVQLLGVIVEENGSLFIVTEYMAKGCLVDYLRSRGRTVLGGEALLNFALDVCEAMAYLETNNFVHRDLAARNVLVSEDNMAKVSDFGLTKEASSTQDTAKLPVKWTAPEALREKKFSTKSDVWSYGILLWEIYSFGRVPYPRIPLKDVVPRVEKGYKMDCPDGCPEVVYNIMKQCWNLDPAARPSFQMLKEWLQHISHGMGKK, encoded by the exons ATGACAGAGGTCCAG ACTCCATGGCCTCAGGGCACAGAGTGTGTGGCCAGGTACAACTTCAAAGGTACATCCGAACAGGACCTACCGTTTAACAAGGGAGATCTGTTGACGATCATTGTGGTCACTAAG GATCCAAACTGGTACAAAGCTAAAAATGCTGCTGGTCAGGAGGGGACAATTCCAGCAAATTATGTTCAGAAAAGGGAAGGTGTGAAGACAGGAGGCAAACTGAGTCTAATGCC ATGGTTTCATGGGAAGATAACGCGGGATCAGGCCGAGCAGTTGCTTGACCCCCCAGAGACAGGCCTGTTTTTAGTGCGAGAAAGCACCAACTTTCCCGGTGACTACACCCTGTGTGTGAGCTGTGATGGCAAGGTGGAGCATTACCGCATCATCTACCACAACGGAAAACTCACTATTGACGAGGAGGGCTACTTTGAAAACCTCATGCAGCTGGTTGAG CACTACACCAAAGATGCTGATGGCCTGTGCACCAGACTAATCAAGCCAAAGCTGGAAGAGGGGACAGTGGCTGCTCAGGATGAGTTTTCCAAAG GTGGCTGGTCGATGAACAGAAAGGACCTCAAGCTACAGAAAGTTATTGGAAAAGGAGAGTTTGGAG ATGTTATGGTGGGAGACTACAGAGGGACTAAAGTAGCTgtgaaatgcataaaaaatgaTGCAACTGCACAGGCTTTTATTGCAGAGGCCTCTGTGATGAC GCAACTACGGCATGATAATCTGGTGCAACTGCTTGGAGTGATTGTAGAAGAGAATGGGAGTCTGTTTATAGTTACTGAGTATATGGCCAAG ggcTGTTTGGTTGATTACTTACGTTCCAGAGGCCGAACAGTACTAGGAGGAGAAGCTCTTCTCAATTTTGCACT AGATGTCTGTGAAGCTATGGCATACCTGGAGACCAACAACTTTGTCCATCGAGATTTAGCAGCACGTAATGTTCTTGTGTCAGAAGACAACATGGCAAAGGTCAGCGACTTTGGTCTGACCAAAGAGGCGTCTTCTACTCAGGATACTGCAAAGCTACCAGTGAAGTGGACAGCACCGGAAGCACTCAGAGAAAAG AAATTTTCCACTAAATCAGACGTTTGGAGCTACGGTATTTTGCTTTGGGAAATTTACTCTTTTGGTCGAGTCCCATACCCAAGAATT CCATTGAAAGATGTAGTGCCTCGAGTGGAGAAAGGATACAAAATGGACTGCCCAGATGGCTGTCCCGAAGTAGTGTATAACATCATGAAACAGTGCTGGAACCTGGATCCTGCTGCTCGCCCAAGCTTTCAGATGTTGAAGGAGTGGCTACAACATATCAGCCATggcatgggaaaaaaataa